A region from the Hyalangium gracile genome encodes:
- a CDS encoding ABC transporter ATP-binding protein, whose translation MFRALLARWKSSLRLFQPASVNAQRAKISVAELGHSYANKVVALKNVNLNIRSGEFVCLLGPSGCGKSTLLYALAGHVLPTGGRVAIDGKPITGPGPERLLMFQEAALFPWMTVLGNLKFALAARGVPRAEREPRAREFIRRVQLSGFENTLPHQLSGGMKMRASLARALAVDSQVLLMDEPFGSLDSQTRIHMQELLQSIWLRTSKTVVFVTHDVHEALMLGTRVVVMAPRPGRIVKDLEIHLPMPRQGEDARLDEMARYLRVLMRQVEGPEGALPPARAKAEEEVGLGH comes from the coding sequence ATGTTCCGAGCCTTGCTGGCCCGATGGAAGAGTTCGCTGCGCCTGTTCCAACCGGCGAGCGTCAATGCGCAGCGCGCGAAGATCTCCGTGGCGGAGCTGGGCCACAGCTACGCGAACAAAGTGGTGGCGCTGAAGAACGTGAACCTCAACATCCGCTCGGGCGAGTTCGTCTGCCTGCTCGGGCCATCGGGGTGTGGCAAGTCCACCCTGCTCTACGCGCTGGCCGGGCACGTCCTGCCCACCGGCGGGCGGGTGGCCATCGACGGCAAGCCCATCACCGGGCCGGGGCCCGAGCGGCTGCTCATGTTCCAGGAGGCCGCGCTCTTCCCGTGGATGACGGTGCTGGGCAACCTGAAGTTCGCCCTGGCCGCCCGAGGCGTGCCCCGCGCCGAGCGCGAGCCGCGCGCCCGCGAGTTCATCCGCCGCGTGCAGCTGTCCGGCTTCGAGAACACGCTGCCGCACCAGCTCTCCGGCGGCATGAAGATGCGGGCCAGCCTGGCGCGCGCGCTGGCGGTGGACTCACAGGTGCTGCTCATGGACGAGCCCTTCGGCTCGCTGGACTCGCAGACGCGCATCCACATGCAGGAGCTGCTCCAGTCCATCTGGCTGCGCACCTCGAAGACGGTGGTGTTCGTCACCCACGACGTGCACGAGGCGCTGATGCTCGGCACGCGCGTCGTCGTCATGGCGCCCCGCCCTGGCCGCATCGTGAAGGATCTGGAGATCCACCTGCCCATGCCTCGGCAGGGCGAGGACGCGCGGCTGGACGAGATGGCCCGCTACCTGCGGGTGCTGATGCGGCAGGTGGAGGGCCCCGAGGGCGCGCTGCCGCCCGCTCGCGCCAAGGCCGAGGAAGAAGTGGGCCTGGGGCACTGA